One Urechidicola croceus genomic window, ATTGGCTTGTCTGGTGAAATTAGACCTGTAAATAGAGTGGATCAACGTATTTTAGAAGCCGAAAAATTAGGATTTAAAAAAATATTTATTTCTAAATTTAATAAATTTAGTAAAAAAGAATGTGCAATTAATGTCGTTTTAGTTTCTAAAATTGAAGACATTTTCAATACTCTTTTTTCATAAAAAAACCACCTCAATAGAAGTGGTTTTTTTTTAAAGTATATTTATTTACATATTATCTTTTATTTACATTTAAAATATATTTTTCCAAAGCCATAGTCATTGATGGAGTCTCTGGTGTTGGAACCTTAATATTACAATCTAAACCTGCATCTTCAGCAGCTTTAACTGTAGAATTACCAAATACAGCAATTCTTGTGTCGTTTTGCTTAAACTCTGGAAAATTCTTAAATAAAGAATCTATTCCTGATGGGCTAAAGAAAACTAAAACATCATAAAAAACATTTTCTAAATCTGATAAATCACTTACAACCGTTTTGTAAAAAACTGCTTTTTCCCAATTGATTTTAAGCGCATTCAATTCTTCAGGAATTAAAGGCTTTAATTTATCAGAACACGGTAGTAAGAATGTCTCGTCTTTATGTTTCTTGATTAACTTGGTCAACTCTTGAAAAGTTTTATTCCCTACATAAATCTTACGTTTTCTATAAACAACATATTTTTGTAAATAATACGCTACTGCCTCAGATTCACAAAAATATTTTAAATCATCAGGTACATTAAAACGCATTTCATCTGCTATTCTAAAAAAATGATCAACTGCATTTCTACTCGTAAAAATTATAGCTGTGTATTTACTCAAATCAATTTTTTGCACACGAACCTCTTTAGCAGTTGCTCCTTCCACATGGATAAAAGATCTAAAATCAATTTTTACTTTTTGTTTTTCTGCTAATTCAAAATAGGGAGAACTTTCTGATTTTGGGGCTGGCTGGGATACCAGAATTGTTTTCACTTTCATATAATGTCAATTTTAAAGGATTAATTTGAAAATTAAAAGCATAGGCGCTATTTCAAGGGCACAAAGGTACAAAATAAAATAAAACAATTTACTTATCACCCTCTTTTTATTGTTTCTAAAGATAAATAGATATCTAAAAATCAATAATATGAGTAAAACTAATAGTGTTAATTGAAATATAAATAGATTGTAGTTTTTCATAAAAAAAACAAAAAGTACTAATGGCAAAATAATTATTGAAATGGAAAATAGATAGCTTACTTTAGCAAAAGTTATTTCTTCATGTAATTGATTTACTTCGAACAAACGACCTAAAACAAAGCCTATTACATAACGAATAGCAAAGAAAATTATCAATCCTACAAAAATTTGCACAAAAAGTTCAAAATTATTATTCAATAGCAATTTAGGCTGGTAAAACTCTAAATAAGAGAAAAATAAAAGTGTTAAAACTAATGTCTGAACTATAAAAAGTATAAAATTAAATCTACTAATTACAGGTTTTTTTTCTTTTCCAAAATTCAAAAAATACTTTTTGGACACAAATAAGAGTATAAGGTCGTTAAGTCTGTCTTTAAAAATAAATTTTACAACCCCTAAAAGGATAAAAATTATTAAAAAAACAAACGTAATCCAATCATTTTGCAATAATAGATTTAAAGATAAATAATTCATCAATTATAAGTAGTTTCCTGCAAATGTTAACACAAAATTAGTAATAAAAAATAGTATCTTTGCCTTTCAATAAAAATTTATGTCGGACGCATTAGTTATTATACCTACATTTAACGAAAAGGAAAATATTGAATTGATTATTCGAGCTGTTTTCTCCCAAAAAAAGGCTTTTGATATTTTAATTGTAGATGATAGTTCTCCCGATGGAACGGCTCAAATAGTAGAAAATTTAAAATCAGAATTTTCTAATCGATTGTTTTTAGAATTAAGAAAAGAAAAAACTGGTTTGGGTGCTGCATATATCCACGGTTTTAAATGGGCGCTAGCCAAGGACTATATGTATATAATGGAAATGGATGCCGATTTCTCACACAATCCTAATGACTTAATAAATCTTTATAACGAATGCGCAAACAATAATACTGATATCGCAGTTGGATCAAGGTATTTAAATGAAGAAATAAATGTTGTAAATTGGGATATAAAACGAATACTTTTATCTTATTTTGCTTCAAAATATGTGAGGTTAGTTACAGGTATCCCTGTAAAAGATACAACTGCAGGTTTTGTGTGCTATAGACGAAAAGTTTTAGAAAAAATAAATTTAAATAAAATACAATTTACTGGATATGCTTTTCAAATTGAAATGAAATACAAAGCATGGAAAAGGAATTTTAAAATTAAAGAAGTATCAATTATCTTTACTGATAGAATAAGAGGAAAATCAAAAATGAATGGTTCTATTATATCTGAAGCCGTTTTTGGTGTATTAAAATTGCGATTAAATGGATTGCCAAAAGAAGAAAAAGTATGAGTAAAATTTTAATAAAAAATGCTCGAATAGTAAATGAAAATTCAATTATTGAAGGAGATTTACTTATCGATGGCGAATATATAGTAGAAATCGAATCGTCTATAAGTCCAAAAAATGTTGAAACTAAAGTCATAGATGCTGAAGGAAGTTATTTAATTCCGGGTGTTATTGATGACCAAGTACATTTTCGCGAGCCGGGTCTTACTCGCAAAGCAAATATTGAAACCGAGAGTAGAGCTGCTGTTGCAGGTGGAATAACGTCGTTTATTGAAATGCCCAACACCGTTCCTCAAGCTACAACTCAAGAGTTGCTTGAGAATAAATTTAAAATTGCTGCTAAATCATCTTATGCCAATTATTCTTTTATGTTTGGCGGCACCAATGATAATTTGGAAGAATTGTTAAAAACAGACCCAAAAACGGTTGCTGCTATAAAACTTTTTTTAGGCTCTTCTACCGGAAATATGCTTGTTGATAATGAAGAAGTTTTAGAAAAAATATTTTCTTCGACTAAAATGTTAATTGCAGTACACTGTGAAGATGAAGCAACAATTCAAAAAAACCTACAAAAACAAAAAGAAATTTACGGAGAAGATATTCCAATAAATTTACATCCAAAAATTAGAAGTGAAGAAGCCTGTTACCTATCTTCATCTAAGGCAATTGCTTTAGCCAAAAAAACAGGAGCAAGATTACATGTTTTTCATCTTTCTACCGCCAAAGAAACTGAATTGTTTACAAATAAAATTCCTCTTGAAGAAAAGAAAATAACAGCCGAAGTATGCATTCATCATTTGTGGTTTACTGATGATGACTACGATAAAAAAGGAACTTTAATTAAATGGAATCCTGCTGTAAAAACCCTAAAAGATAGAGAAGGATTGTGGAAGGCTTTATTAGATGATAGAATTGACGTAATAGCTACCGATCATGCTCCGCATACAATTAAAGAAAAGAACAACGTGTACACAAAAGCACCAAGTGGAGGACCGCTGGTTCAACATGCATTGGTCGCTATGATGAAAAAGCACAAAGAGGGAAAAATTTCAATTGAAAAAATAGTTGAAAAAATGTGTCACAACCCTGCAAAATTATTTAAAATAGAAAAAAGAGGGTTTATAAAAGTAGGTTATTATGCAGATTTAGTAATGATTGATCCATCTAGTCCTTGGACTGTTAATAAAGATAATATTTTATATAAATGTGGTTGGTCTCCTTTTGAAGGAACTACTTTTCACTCTAAAATAACACGTACATTTGTAAATGGCAACTTAATTTACAATCACGGAAAATTTAATGATAAAATAAAAGGGCAACGTTTACAGTTTAATAGATAATGAAAAATAACATTTACATACTTTTTATTTCAATATTTATATTTGCATGCACAAGCAATACTATTTATAAAAAACCAGATGATTTAATTTCTAAAGATCAAATGATTGACCTACTTGTAGATATGAATATTGCTCTTAGCGCAAAACCTCAAAAAAATATTGAAGGAAAAAATGGTATTGATTATATGCCATTCGTATATGAAAAATATGGGATAGATAGTCTAAGGTTTGCCAAGAGTAATTACTATTATTCAACAGATATAGACCAATACAGTAAGATTCTAAAAACGGTCAAAGAAAGAATTGAAAATCAAAAAAAGGAATTTGAAGTTTTACTTAGAGAAAAAGACTCTGTTGAAAAAAAACCAAATGTTAATAGCAAAACGATTAACAATTCAAAAAAGAATTTAGATTCAATTAAGAAATAGCTAATTCTTAAAATCTCTACACACATCTTTTATTGTTTCAGACAAAGGTTCAAATTTAATCCCAATAGCTTTCTTAATTTTTTCATTTGAAAAATAATATTTATTATGAATTGATTTCGCTGAGTGCTTAGTCAAAATCGGCTCTATACCAAATATAAATGATGGTACTTTTGAAATTCTCCAAATTATTTCACTCATTAATTTTGAGACTTTTACCGAAGGTTTCTTCTTGTCAAATTGATCAGAAATATGATTAAAAACTTCTTCATAGCTTTTGTTCTCTGAAATTAAAACAAACCTTTCGTTTTTTATATCACTATTCATCAACTTAAGCATCGATTTGACAAGGTCTTTAACCCCTACATATCCAGTAATTCCTTCAGTGTAATATTTCAGCCCCTTATTTATTTTTGAAAAAAACTTTCCAGAACCATTATTCCAAAAACCAGAACCTAAAATAATTCCTGGATTTACAATTACTACATCTAAATCTTCTTGAGTTCCTCTCCAAACCTCCATCTCGGCTCCATACTTAGTAATTGCATATCCATAATTACTTTTCTCAATATTAAAATCTGAATTTTCATCAATAATTTTATTAGAAAAAGATTTGTCAAGGGTAGCAATAGAACTAACAAAACACAATTTTTTAACATAGTTGACAATTGAAAAATTAACAATATTAGCGGTTCCTTCAATATTAATTTTTCGCATTTTTTGATAATCTTTCGATGCAAACGATATCAAAGCAGCACAATGATAAACATAAGTTACACCAACAAATGCCCTTTCTAAAGATGGTGTTTGAGTAATATCGGCTTCAAGCCATTCTATTTTAGAATAAAATGAATCTATTTCATCAAAATAATAAGAAAATACTTTTTTTACAGCATCTAAATTACTGTTCTTACGATGAATTGCTCGCACTTTATCATGTTGCTTAGTTAATTCAACCAATAAATGTGCTCCGACTAGCCCTGTACCTCCTGTAACTAAAATCATACAACGAAAGTAAATAAATTAGACGCTAATTACACTAATTTTCACAAAATTGATTTTATCTTTGCCCAAAATTAAATTCAAGAATGAAGAACTTTGTTGAGGAATTACGTTGGCGTGGACTTTTACACGATATCATGCCAGGAACTGAAGAACAACTTGCAAAAGAAAAAACAACTGCATATATAGGTTTTGATCCAACTGCCGACTCACTACATATTGGTAGTTTAGTACAGATATTTATTTTAAAACATTTTCAACTATGTGGTCATAAACCAATTGCTTTAGTTGGTGGAGCAACTGGTATGGTTGGAGATCCTTCAGGTAAATCAGCAGAACGTAATTTACTAGATGAAGAAACTTTGAGCAAAAATATTAAAGGTGTAAAATCACAATTAGAACGTTTCTTAGATTTTTCTGACTCTGAAAACGGTGCAGAATTGGTAAACAATTACGATTGGATGAAAGAAATTTCATTAATTGATTTTGTTAGAGAAACAGGAAAACATTTGACAGTCAACTATATGATGGCCAAAGACTCTGTAAAAAAGCGTATTAGTGGAGAAAATACTGATGGTATGAGTTTTACAGAATTTACCTACCAACTTTTTCAAGGATATGATTTTTACCATTTATACAAAGAAAAAAATTGCCTATTACAAATGGGTGGTTCTGATCAATGGGGAAATATTACCACCGGAACAGAATTAATTCGAAGAAAATTACAGGGTAAAGCCTATGCTATTACAGTACCATTGGTTACTAAAGCAGATGGGACAAAATTTGGTAAAACAGAAGGTGGAAACGTATGGTTAGATGCTAAGAGAACTTCCCCTTATAAATTCTATCAATATTGGCTAAATTCATCTGATGAAGATGCAGAAAAATATATTAAAATCTTTACTTTTTTAGATAAAGAAACTATTGAAAAGTTAATTGCAGAACATAAAGAAGCCCCACACCTGCGTATACTTCAAAAGAAAATTGGTGAAGAAGTAACTATCTTAACACATGGTAAAGATGCTTATGAAAATGCAATTAAAGCCTCTAATATTTTATTTGGAAAATCAACTTCTGATGATTTAAAATCTTTAGACGAACAAACTTTCTTAGATGTTTTTGATGGTGTACCTCAAGCAGAAATTTCTCATGAACAAATCGAAAACGGTTTAGAGATTGTGCCTGCATTTGCTGACACTAGTTTCCTAAAATCAAATGGAGAAGTACGTAGAGCATTAAAAGAAAATTCAATCTCAGTCAATAAAAACAAAGTAAAAGAGAATTTTATTATTACTTCTGATGATTTAATTGCTGAAAAATATGTGCTTTTACAAAGAGGTAAAAAGAGTTATTTCTTATTGAAAATTGTTTGATTTTTACTATTAACGTTTATTGACATTATATAATTCGTTTTAATGACAATGACATATAAGCCGCTAAGCGAAGATTTTTTTTAAGTTAAGACAAACTAAATCACTGTATCAATAAATTACAACCACGAATATCAGAATTATCAAACCGTCCGAGGACTTCGAAAGAGTTTTCGGATGTTTTTTTACCCAAATCCTGTGTTGCAATAAAACTACAAGAATTGATATTGGCTAAATCGATTACATTCACTCCTCCTACTTTTCCTTGTGGTAAAAGTGTTAATGCATCTTCAGTATCGCGAATTAAAATTTTCATCCAAGGCGGAGTTTCAAAAACGCCATTGCCCTTGGAATATCCTTGACTTAACAATTCTGTCATTCCATATTCTGAATGAATCATATCAACTCCAAAACCATCACATAAAATTTCATGTAATTCTTCACGAATCATTTCTTTTCTTCTTCCTTTCATTCCGCCAGTTTCCATAATGATTGCATTTTTTAAATCAAATTTTTGTCTTTCAACCAAATCTAATAAAGCATAAGAAACACCTAAAATGAGTAATTTTTCATCATTTTTAGAGCTATTTTCAATGATTTTAGTCATTTCCTGCGTATTTTCAAGAAAAAAACCACTTTCAGAATTACGACTTTTTTTAATTAAATCATCGACCATATAAATCAAAGATGAACCATCTCGCTCTAAATAACTTGGTAATAATGCCAACACAACATAATCTTTAATATCACCATAAAAATATTCAAAACCTCGCCTATAACTTTCTTCATAAATTGAAAGGTCTGTTACGAAATGTTGGCTTTGAGTTCCGCCAGTTCCACTACTTAAAAAAATTTGATTTACAGTGTTTTTATTTGATACAATTTTATGGGATTTAAAAAACTGAATTGGTAAGAAAGGAATTTCTAAAACAGTATTCACTAAATTTACATTGATATTGAGATGTTTAATAAACTCCTTATAAACCAAACAGTTTTCCGCTTGAAACCTAAAAACTTCAAGTGCTTTTTGTGTAAATTCTTCTTCTGATTTTATTGAAAAAATAGTCTCAGTGATCATATATGGTCATATCTCAGAACAAAAATAGTGTAATTTTACGCAACCATTATTCATTTTTAGTATCCTTATTAAACAAAATAATCCCAAAAAACACATAAAAATGAAACGTTATATATTAATTTTAGTAGCAATTTTATCTTTATCATCCTGTTCGCTTGATGATGATTCTGATTCTCTAAGTTTTTATCCAACTCTTGTGGCTATTGATGATGCTGTGGTTCCAGAAGAATTTCAATTGGGTGAATCTTATGAAATTACAATAGACTATACATTGCCAAATGCATGTTATAGTTTTAATGACATTTATTACGAATACGATCAAAATACTAGAATTGTTGCAGTAAGGGTTCTTGTCACAAATGATACATCTTGTACTCAAGCAACAATTGAAGAACAATATACTTTTACAGTTCAGGTAACCCAAACTGAACCATACGTGTTCAAATTTTGGCAAGGAGAAGATAACCAAGGAAATAATCAATATTTAATTGTAGAAGTTCCTGTTGTAGAATAATATTAAACCAACTAACAACTGAATGGGTTTAGAAAAACTCATAAAAAAATGTGCTCAAAATGATCGAAAAGCACAAGCTGAAGTTTACCAACTTTTTTCTGGTAAACTATTCGGTTTGTGTCTTAAGTATTCTAAAAATTATGCTGAGGCACAAGACAATTTACAAGATGGTTTTATTACTATTTTTGAAAAAATAAATACTTACAATTTTAATGGTTCGTTCGAAGGTTGGATAAAACGAATTGTAATAAATACTGCTTTACAGAAATACAGAAATAAATCAATGTTGACTTTAGTTTCTGAAGAAATTCCTGATGAAGTTAGTATTGAAATTGACGAAGACACTGTATCATTAGAATATTTACTAAGCATAATACAGCAATTACCAAACAGATATAGGGCCGTTTTTAATCTTTATATTCTTGATGGCTATTCTCATAAAGAAATAGCAAAAAAATTAGATATTTCAGAAGGAACATCAAAATCAAATTTATCAAGAGCACGATTGATTTTAAAGGAAAAATTAGAAGAAAATCAGAGCAAACTGAACACAACAAAAGCACAAAATTAAATGAAAACTAATAAAAATATAGATCGATTGTTTCAAGAGAAACTCAAAGATTTTGAAGTGAGTCCTCCAGATGACGCTTGGAAAAATATTGAGCAATCTCTTAATAAAAACAAAAAACGTCCAATCATTCCATTATGGTTTAAACTTGGAGGAGTAGCAGCAATACTATTATTGATGACTATTGGTACAATTAATTATTATAACAATCCGACTGAAGTAAATCCAATTATTACTGATATAGATGGAGTGAACAAAACAACTCCAGTTATTGAAAATATAGAAATTGAAAACCAAATTGATTCTAATAATGAAGATGCAATTGTTAATTCAGTAAATAATGATGATATAAACAGTGTCAATACAACTATTTCATCTGAACAAAAGAACCAAGAAAAAAGTAAGCAGGAAAAAGTTGTTATTACTAATGAAACTTCAACTGTAGCACAAAAAAGCACTTCAAAAAATAGTCAATTGACATTGCCTCTAAAAAGGAGTTCTAATAAAACTACAGACAATACTGCTATTGCAATTAATAATAGTGATAACAATACTAATTTATTACAAAAGCAGAATAGTATCACTTCTAATTCAATTGAAAACACTATAAACACAAATAGCACTCGTTTAAATGAAAATAATGCAAATAAAAGTTCAATTAGTGACCCAAAAATTTCTCAAAATAACACAAACGAATCTGCAGTAAAAGTTGAGGATGATATAGAAGAAAATGAAGATGTTATTGCTGAAAATATTGAAAATTTAGTTGATACATTAGATGAAAATGAGTTGTTAAAACAAGATAAAGAAGATGAGAAAAATACTAAAAAATGGTCTGTTGCTTCAATTGCTGGTCCAGTTCAATTAAATTCTTTTTCATCAGATAGTTCACCTCTCGATGAATCGTTTATACAAAATGAAAAGCAAGTTAACAACGCAATTTCTTATGGGATTAAAGTAGGTTACAAACTTAATAATAAATTGAGTTTACAATCTGGAATAAGTATCGTAAACTTATCATATAAAACGAATGATGTGTTAATTCAAACAAATTTAAATGCATCTCATTTATCAAGTATTAATTATGCTCCAAATGCTGAATTAATTCAAGTAAGTGGTACTTCTTCTTCCAATTCTGATGCTCTTAATTCTTCAGCAAGAAATGAAGTTTCAAATGTAGATTCTTTTACAGGAACTTTAAATCAAGAGTTTGGTTATATAGAAGTTCCGCTTGAACTAAAATACAACTTGACAGATGGAAAAATAGGCGTAAATCTTGTTGGTGGATTTAGTACATTATTTTTAAATGACAATACTATTACAGTAGATACAGACTCTTTTTCTTCAACTATTGGAGAAGCTGATAATTTAAATAATATCAATTTTAGTGGAAATTTTGGTTTGGATGTAGATTATAAGATTAACAAACAGTTATTCTTAAACATTGCACCAACAATAAAGGTTCAAACTAATACGTTTTCTAATAACTCTGGGAACTTTAAACCATATACTATTGGGGTTTATACAGGTTTAAATTATAGTTTTTAGTTGGTTAATATGTTTGGCTGGTTACCAAACGCTTAAAACCCGTCCTGAATTTTGGACGGGTTTTCTGTTTTAAATTCGTAATTTTATGGTCAGATTTTAATTAAATAAAAAATATAATGACCAATATATACGAATCTTTAAAAAAACTAGGCTTAAAAGACCTCAATGATGGTACTTCTACAGGTTCAAATAATTTTTCTAACGGAGAAATTATAGAATCATACTCACCAGTTGATGGAAAACTAATTGGAAAAGTAAAAACGACAACTAAAACAGACTATAATAAAGTAATGGATGCCGCAACAAGTGCTTTTAAATCTTGGAGAGATGTACCAGCACCTCAACGTGGAGAAATTGTACGTCAGTTTGGAAATAAATTAAGAGATTTAAAACAACCCCTTGGCGAATTAGTTTCTTATGAAATGGGGAAATCTTTACAAGAAGGACTTGGGGAAGTACAAGAAATGATTGATATCTGTGATTTTGCTGTTGGGTTATCAAGACAATTAAACGGTCAAACAATCCCTTCAGAACGTCCAGGACACGTCATGAGAGAACAATGGCATCCAATAGGCGTTGTTGGGATTATTTCTGCTTTTAATTTTCCAGTTGCAGTTTGGGCTTGGAATACTGCTTTGGCTTGGATTTGTGGTGATGTATGCGTATGGAAACCTTCTGAAAAAGCGCCTTTATGCTCAGTAGCATGCCAAAACATTATTGCATCAATTTTAAAAGAAAATAATTTACCAGAAGGCATTTCTTGTATTATCAATGGTGATTATAAAGTTGGTGAATTCATGACTACAGATACAAGAATTCCTTTAATATCAGCAACTGGTTCTACAAGAATGGGAAGAATCGTTGGCACAACTGTTGCAAAACGTTTTGGGAAATCTTTATTAGAACTTGGAGGTAACAATGCCATAATTATTACACCGACTGCCGATTTAAAAGTCGTGGTTCCAGGTGCCGTCTTTGGTGCTATTGGTACATGCGGACAACGTTGTACTTCTACTCGTAGATTAATTATTCATGAGTCAGTTTATGATAAAGTAAGAGATGCAATAGTTGGTGCTTATAGTCAACTGACAATTGGTAATCCTTTAGATGAAAAGAATCATATTGGTCCTTTAATTGATAAGGATTCTGTAAATACATATTTGGCTGCTATTGAAAAAGCAAAAGCCGAAGGTGGTAAGGTTTTAGTTGAAGGGGGAGTTCTTGAAGGAAAAGGATACGAAAGTGGTTGTTATGTAAAACCCGCAATTATTGAAGCAGAAAACCATTTTGAAATTGTGCAACATGAAACTTTTGCTCCAATTTTATATTTAATGAAATATTCTGGAGAAGTAGAAAATGCGATAGAAAAACAAAATGGAGTTGCACAAGGATTGTCTTCTGCAATTATGACAAATTCTATGAAAGAAGCTGAAAAATTCTTGTCTTATGCAGGTTCAGATTGTGGTATTGCTAATGTAAACATTGGTACTTCTGGTGCAGAAATTGGTGGTGCTTTTGGTGGTGAAAAAGAAACTGGAGGAGGGAGAGAGTCTGGATCTGATGCTTGGAAAGTATACATGAGAAGACAAACAAATACTATAAACTATTCTGACGAATTACCTTTGGCTCAAGGAATAAAGTTTGATTTGTAGATCATTTTTTAAATAGATTTTAAAAATCCTTACCGTTTTGTAAGGATTTTTTTTTGATTTACTTCCTTGACTACCAAAGTGTAAACTTAATTTTGTACATTTGTAACGCTCTCATTATCAGCGCATTCTAATATGTGACTTAAACATATTTGAACTTAATTGGTAAGTTGAACTATTTATTATGCCTAATAAGGAAAAAAATAGTCTTTATTCTCAAATACTTGCTGCAATAGTAATTGCTATCGTTGCTGGAAGTACTACACCATGGTGGTGGCCTGAAATTAAAAGTTTTTTTGGAGCGCAAGACACAGAAATTAAAGATAGTATAAAACCAAAAGAAGATTATTCTAGTGATTCTAAATGTGCAGAACCTTGGAAATGGGATGCTATTTCACAAAAATGTATTATGGAAGTTGTAATTCCTGCTAAGAGTTTCTCAATTCCTCTTGAAACTGCTATAAATAAAGTAGAAGGAAGAATAGATTTTTACACTAATGTAGAGAGATTACCTAATGACAGTCAAAACAATGCAGTATACAAAAACCATACAGGAGCAGTACAAGTTGTTATTCCAATTATGCTAGGAAACAGAATGGTTGGATCACAATATGAGGTTATTTATTCCACAAATAAAGGGTCAATATGTAAATTATCTTCTTTACCAGAAACAACAGGTTGGCTAAAAAAAATGAGAGTAGCATATTCCATCCGCTTAGATACGGACTGTAATAATAATGGAGATTTTTGTCAAACAAGTCTAGTACAATCAGGAAAAAGAGTACATATTAAGACAAATGAGTTTACTGTAACTATTGGAGAGGATTGTAATTAATAGAATTTGTCAACTATACTTCACTTTCCTTAAAATTCGCATAGAATCTTTAAATTGAATATATGCAGTTTTATCTTCCATATCTCTTAAATAATTTTTGGACTCTTGTAATTTAGATTTTGCCTTTTCAAAACCATTTAATGCACATATTAAATAAGTTGTCGGAAACTTTTTTAAATCTTTTTGCTCATTTAATAGTAGTGGCTGTTTGGACTTTAGTTTTTCTAAAATAGTATTGTTAGAATTGTAAATATGGTGTAAAACAGTTCTGTCATATTCTGGAGGTTGAAATAGTAATTCACTTACAATATCATGCTTCCCATTATCTTTAAAATGTATGACTGTTTTTTCTAATGGATAATAATCATACTTTTCATTAATTCCTAAATGAACATATTCAGTAATAATAAAAGATTGGTTGTTAAATTCAATTTTTACCTCATCTAAAGCAGAATAAAACAACCTTACCTGCTCATTTATCAACGCAATATCTACACGTGAATAATACGTTTTTGCACCTACAGTTTTCTTTTTACCAGCCCAACACAACACAAATTGTTCTTTAAAAACTTTATAAGTTGGGTTGAATTCAGAACTATGATTATTGATAAAATCAAAGACACCATCAAGAGTCATTTGAATA contains:
- a CDS encoding LuxE/PaaK family acyltransferase, producing MITETIFSIKSEEEFTQKALEVFRFQAENCLVYKEFIKHLNINVNLVNTVLEIPFLPIQFFKSHKIVSNKNTVNQIFLSSGTGGTQSQHFVTDLSIYEESYRRGFEYFYGDIKDYVVLALLPSYLERDGSSLIYMVDDLIKKSRNSESGFFLENTQEMTKIIENSSKNDEKLLILGVSYALLDLVERQKFDLKNAIIMETGGMKGRRKEMIREELHEILCDGFGVDMIHSEYGMTELLSQGYSKGNGVFETPPWMKILIRDTEDALTLLPQGKVGGVNVIDLANINSCSFIATQDLGKKTSENSFEVLGRFDNSDIRGCNLLIQ
- a CDS encoding lipoprotein, which gives rise to MKRYILILVAILSLSSCSLDDDSDSLSFYPTLVAIDDAVVPEEFQLGESYEITIDYTLPNACYSFNDIYYEYDQNTRIVAVRVLVTNDTSCTQATIEEQYTFTVQVTQTEPYVFKFWQGEDNQGNNQYLIVEVPVVE
- a CDS encoding RNA polymerase sigma factor → MGLEKLIKKCAQNDRKAQAEVYQLFSGKLFGLCLKYSKNYAEAQDNLQDGFITIFEKINTYNFNGSFEGWIKRIVINTALQKYRNKSMLTLVSEEIPDEVSIEIDEDTVSLEYLLSIIQQLPNRYRAVFNLYILDGYSHKEIAKKLDISEGTSKSNLSRARLILKEKLEENQSKLNTTKAQN
- a CDS encoding porin family protein — encoded protein: MKTNKNIDRLFQEKLKDFEVSPPDDAWKNIEQSLNKNKKRPIIPLWFKLGGVAAILLLMTIGTINYYNNPTEVNPIITDIDGVNKTTPVIENIEIENQIDSNNEDAIVNSVNNDDINSVNTTISSEQKNQEKSKQEKVVITNETSTVAQKSTSKNSQLTLPLKRSSNKTTDNTAIAINNSDNNTNLLQKQNSITSNSIENTINTNSTRLNENNANKSSISDPKISQNNTNESAVKVEDDIEENEDVIAENIENLVDTLDENELLKQDKEDEKNTKKWSVASIAGPVQLNSFSSDSSPLDESFIQNEKQVNNAISYGIKVGYKLNNKLSLQSGISIVNLSYKTNDVLIQTNLNASHLSSINYAPNAELIQVSGTSSSNSDALNSSARNEVSNVDSFTGTLNQEFGYIEVPLELKYNLTDGKIGVNLVGGFSTLFLNDNTITVDTDSFSSTIGEADNLNNINFSGNFGLDVDYKINKQLFLNIAPTIKVQTNTFSNNSGNFKPYTIGVYTGLNYSF
- the amaB gene encoding L-piperidine-6-carboxylate dehydrogenase, with the protein product MTNIYESLKKLGLKDLNDGTSTGSNNFSNGEIIESYSPVDGKLIGKVKTTTKTDYNKVMDAATSAFKSWRDVPAPQRGEIVRQFGNKLRDLKQPLGELVSYEMGKSLQEGLGEVQEMIDICDFAVGLSRQLNGQTIPSERPGHVMREQWHPIGVVGIISAFNFPVAVWAWNTALAWICGDVCVWKPSEKAPLCSVACQNIIASILKENNLPEGISCIINGDYKVGEFMTTDTRIPLISATGSTRMGRIVGTTVAKRFGKSLLELGGNNAIIITPTADLKVVVPGAVFGAIGTCGQRCTSTRRLIIHESVYDKVRDAIVGAYSQLTIGNPLDEKNHIGPLIDKDSVNTYLAAIEKAKAEGGKVLVEGGVLEGKGYESGCYVKPAIIEAENHFEIVQHETFAPILYLMKYSGEVENAIEKQNGVAQGLSSAIMTNSMKEAEKFLSYAGSDCGIANVNIGTSGAEIGGAFGGEKETGGGRESGSDAWKVYMRRQTNTINYSDELPLAQGIKFDL
- a CDS encoding ATP-binding protein codes for the protein MINKRLLIKNLLSHNDENSFYDKKQELTLSGKVGKAKFIKHICALSNSNPENNSYIVIGVQDETNEIMGVDFYDDSKIQNLVNAYLSNPPKIQYENVGFPKLPKHKVVGLVTIHPTSKIASLKKNAWKYLKGTTFYRRGSNSMPTTEDFQLRNTNKLIVESIEKNASNNIQMTLDGVFDFINNHSSEFNPTYKVFKEQFVLCWAGKKKTVGAKTYYSRVDIALINEQVRLFYSALDEVKIEFNNQSFIITEYVHLGINEKYDYYPLEKTVIHFKDNGKHDIVSELLFQPPEYDRTVLHHIYNSNNTILEKLKSKQPLLLNEQKDLKKFPTTYLICALNGFEKAKSKLQESKNYLRDMEDKTAYIQFKDSMRILRKVKYS